One genomic window of Mus pahari chromosome 23, PAHARI_EIJ_v1.1, whole genome shotgun sequence includes the following:
- the Oas2 gene encoding 2'-5'-oligoadenylate synthase 2, translated as MAQGVRTVLRLIRQPRELCVYWTVNYNLENETVRNILLHQLRSQRPVILDPTDLTNNVGKDDGEGFWELLTEEAGAWLYSPSLNNESPAPYWDVLPMPLFVTPSHLLDRFIKDFLEPNEVFLKQIKEAVDIICSFLKNDCFWNSDTKVLKTVKGGSTAKGTALKRGSDADIVVFLSSLDSYDALKSKRSCFVQEIQKQLEAFMQAREWEVKCEISKWEAPRVLSFTLKSKSLNESVEFDVLPAYDALGQLQSDFTPGPKAYKELIELCASQDIKGGEFSICFTELQRNFIKTRPTKLKSLLRLIKHWYKQYERKMKPKASLPPKYALELLTVYAWEQGSGTGDFNTEEGFRTVLDLVIKYQQLCIFWTVNYNFEEEYMRKFLLTQIQKKRPVILDPADPTGDVGGGDRWCWHLLAEEAKEWLSSPCFQVEQKGLVQPWKVPVMQTPGSCGGQIYPTVGGVTKLESIQFWKRLLE; from the exons ATGGCACAAGGCGTCAGGACCGTGCTGCGACTCATCCGTCAGCCGAGAGAGCTGTGTGTCTACTGGACAGTCAATTACAACCTTGAGAATGAGACAGTCCGGAACATCCTTCTGCACCAGCTCAGGTCCCAAAG ACCGGTCATCTTGGATCCAACTGACCTAACCAACAATGTGGGCAAAGATGATGGTGAGGGGTTCTGGGAGCTACTGACAGAGGAGGCTGGGGCCTGGCTGTACTCTCCCAGCCTGAATAATGAGTCACCTGCACCATACTGGGATGTTCTG cccatGCCGCTTTTCGTCACTCCAAGCCACTTACTGGACAGGTTCATCAAGGACTTCCTCGAGCCCAACGAGGTCTTCCTAAAGCAGATCAAAGAAGCTGTTGACATTATCTGTTCCTTCCTTAAAAACGACTGCTTCTGGAATTCTGACACCAAAGTCCTGAAGACCGTCAAG GGAGGATCCACTGCCAAAGGCACAGCTCTGAAGCGGGGATCAGATGCTGACATTGTCGTGTTCCTTTCCTCGCTGGACAGTTACGACGCTCTAAAATCCAAGCGCTCCTGCTTCGTCCAGGAGATCCAGAAGCAGTTAGAAGCCTTCATGCAGGCCCGTGAGTGGGAGGTGAAGTGTGAGATTTCCAAATGGGAGGCCCCCAGAGTGCTGAGTTTTACCTTGAAATCCAAGAGTCTCAATGAAAGTGTCGAGTTCGACGTCCTCCCCGCCTATGACGCACTAG GTCAACTGCAGTCTGACTTCACCCCCGGGCCCAAAGCCTACAAGGAGCTCATTGAGCTGTGTGCATCACAGGACATCAAAGGAGGAGAGTTTTCCATCTGTTtcacagagctacagagaaacttCATTAAAACCCGGCCCACCAAATTGAAGAGTTTGCTCCGCCTGATCAAGCACTGGTACAAACAG TATGAAAGGAAGATGAAGCCAAAAGCATCTTTGCCCCCTAAGTACGCCCTGGAGCTGCTCACGGTGTATGcctgggagcagggcagtggcaCAGGTGACTTCAACACTGAGGAAGGCTTCCGGACCGTCCTGGACCTGGTTATAAAATACCAGCAGCTCTGCATCTTCTGGACAGTCAATTACAACTTTGAAGAGGAATACATGCGGAAGTTCCTACTGACCCAGATCCAGAAAAAGAG GCCTGTGATCCTGGATCCAGCAGATCCCACAGGCGATGTAGGAGGAGGTGACCGCTGGTGCTGGCATCTTCTAGCTGAAGAAGCGAAGGAGTGGCTGTCCTCCCCTTGTTTCCAAGTGGAGCAAAAAGGCCTGGTACAGCCTTGGAAAGTGCCA